The Vigna unguiculata cultivar IT97K-499-35 chromosome 6, ASM411807v1, whole genome shotgun sequence genome contains a region encoding:
- the LOC114189096 gene encoding splicing regulatory glutamine/lysine-rich protein 1 translates to MAASSSSLSSSDVSSPHRRRRHHRHRRDRDKDSFKIRKKTKSQSRGKRRRRHHHHFSNSDSDSDSHSSSFLSDYSRSESSSDSEREASHRSKRHKRSDRPKKNKEKDRSKSHHHKRQKHKVKEKQHDERSSSPVQLSKFLGRDKDDGVRRSAVSGKKILLKLEKTKEDKVAESKRNELLNFLNASFD, encoded by the exons ATGGCCGcctcttcttcttcactctCTTCGTCCGACGTATCTTCTCCTCACCGTCGCCGGCGTCATCACCGCCACCGCCGAGACCGTGACAAGGACTCCTTCAAGATCCGAAAGAAGACCAAGTCTCAGTCCCGCGGTAAACGGCGTCGTAGGCATCACCACCACTTTTCCAATTCCGATTCCGATTCTGATTCTCATTCATCATCTTTTCTCTCCGATTACTCTAG AAGTGAGAGTTCTTCTGATAGTGAGCGTGAAGCATCTCACCGTTCAAAGAGGCACAAAAGGAGTGATAGACCAAAGAAG AATAAGGAAAAGGATCGAAGTAAAAGCCACCATCATAAGCGGCagaagcataaagtaaaagag AAGCAGCATGATGAGAGGAGCAGCAGCCCTGTGCAGCTTTCCAAG TTTTTAGGGCGTGACAAAGATGATGGTGTCCGTCGGAGTGCTGTATCTGGCAAGAAG ATTCTTTTGAAACTTGAAAAAACGAAGGAAGATAAAGTGGCCGAAAGCAAGAGAAATGAACTGCTGAACTTTTTAAACGCTAGTTTTGATTAG
- the LOC114188538 gene encoding probable pectinesterase/pectinesterase inhibitor 21, translated as KKRITMGADGQKQRLIIIGVSTFLLVAMVVAVTVSVTLNNKGASDDENEERKSHVASSLKAVKTLCAPTDYQKECEDSLNANAGNVTDPRELIKMAFNITITRISHGLGETKLMHDVESDPRTKEALDTCKQLMNLSIEEFNRSLQRFSKFDLNNLDRILTSLKVWLSGAVTYQETCLDAFENTTTDAGKKMQELLQTAMHMTSNGLAIISELAKTLSEMQLSRSGRRLMTADDDLPILGHDDDFDLPDWVENRFGVRRLMKMTGRKRMAHVVVAKDGSGNFTTINDALKSVPMKNLRPYIIYIKEGVYDEYVEVFRNMTHVVFIGDGGRKSRITGSKNFVDGVGTYKTASAAIIGDFFVAIGMGFENTAGAEKHQAVALRVQSDRSIFYKCRMDGYQDTLYAHAMRQFYRDCTISGTIDFVFGDAVAVLQNCTFVVRKPLANQQCIVTAQGRKEKNQPSGIVIHGGSIVSDPLYYPVRFDNKAYLARPWKNFSRTIFMDSFIDDLITPDGYMPWQTLEGLSGMDTCFYAEINNRGPGADKSKRVKWEGIKALTNDVATTFMPSPFFHGDDWIRVTRVPYDSGLPSPTH; from the exons aaaaaaagaataaccatGGGAGCTGATGGACAGAAGCAGAGACTCATCATCATTGGCGTTTCCACCTTCTTGCTGGTGGCTATGGTGGTAGCCGTGACGGTTAGCGTGACCCTGAACAACAAGGGAGCAAGCGAcgatgaaaatgaagaaagaaaatcacACGTGGCTTCCTCTCTGAAAGCGGTGAAAACCCTTTGCGCACCCACGGACTACCAGAAAGAATGCGAGGACAGTCTCAATGCAAACGCCGGCAACGTCACCGATCCCAGGGAACTCATCAAAATGGCCTTCAACATCACCATCACCAGAATCAGCCACGGGCTCGGGGAAACCAAGCTCATGCACGACGTCGAGAGCGACCCCAGAACCAAGGAGGCCCTCGACACCTGCAAGCAACTCATGAACCTCTCCATCGAGGAGTTCAACCGCTCCCTCCAGAGATTCAGCAAGTTCGACCTCAACAACCTCGACCGCATCCTCACCAGTCTCAAGGTCTGGCTCAGCGGCGCCGTCACCTACCAGGAGACATGCCTTGACGCCTTCGAGAACACCACCACCGACGCCGGAAAGAAGATGCAGGAGCTCTTGCAAACCGCCATGCACATGACCAGCAACGGTCTCGCTATCATCTCCGAGCTGGCCAAGACTCTCTCCGAGATGCAGCTATCCAGGTCCGGCCGCCGCCTCATGACGGCCGACGACGATTTGCCCATTCTTGGCCACGACGACGACTTTGACCTTCCCGACTGGGTTGAGAACCGCTTCGGCGTTCGCAGACTCATGAAAATGACTGGACGCAAACGCATGGCCCATGTGGTGGTTGCCAAGGATGGCAGCGGAAATTTCACCACCATCAACGACGCCTTGAAGAGCGTGCCCATGAAGAACCTGAGGCCCTATATCATCTACATCAAGGAGGGCGTTTACGACGAGTACGTTGAAGTTTTCAGAAACATGACCCATGTCGTCTTTATTGGTGATGGTGGAAGGAAGTCAAGGATCACAGGAAGCAAAAACTTCGTCGATGGTGTTGGAACCTACAAAACCGCCAGTGCTG CCATTATCGGAGATTTCTTCGTCGCCATTGGTATGGGATTCGAGAACACCGCCGGCGCTGAAAAACATCAAGCCGTGGCATTGAGGGTTCAATCCGACAGGTCCATCTTCTACAAGTGCCGGATGGATGGGTATCAAGACACACTTTACGCCCACGCAATGCGTCAATTCTACCGCGACTGCACCATTTCTGGCACCATCGACTTTGTGTTCGGCGATGCAGTGGCTGTGCTCCAGAACTGCACATTCGTTGTGAGAAAGCCGTTGGCAAACCAGCAATGCATTGTGACGGCACAGGGCAGGAAGGAGAAGAACCAGCCATCGGGTATTGTGATCCACGGAGGGTCCATTGTTTCAGACCCACTGTACTACCCAGTTAGGTTCGACAACAAGGCTTACTTGGCTCGCCCATGGAAGAACTTCTCAAGGACCATCTTCATGGACTCTTTCATCGATGACTTGATCACCCCCGATGGCTACATGCCATGGCAGACACTGGAAGGTTTAAGCGGCATGGACACTTGTTTCTACGCTGAGATCAACAACCGTGGCCCCGGTGCAGACAAATCGAAGCGCGTGAAATGGGAAGGAATCAAGGCCCTTACCAATGACGTAGCAACAACATTCATGCCATCACCGTTCTTCCACGGAGATGACTGGATTAGGGTCACAAGGGTTCCCTACGACTCTGGCCTGCCCTCCCCCACTCACTGA